Within the Chroococcidiopsis sp. TS-821 genome, the region TGCGGTTGCGATCGCTGTATGTCCTGCTGCTGCTGCTGCTGCTAACGGACTATCACCCTCGATATTCTTTAAATTTGCATTTGCCCCTGAATTTAGTAGTGCTTTTACTACCTCTGTTGCACCAATATCGACAGCTTGCATAAGTATTGTTTCGCCTTGCTGATCTTGGAGATTCACATCAAGTGTTCCAGACGCTAGTAGCGCTTGAACGACATCAACGTGCTGCTGCTGCACAGCAAGTTTGAGCGCAGTATCATCATCGCGATCGCAAATATCTGCTTTGGCACCTGCATGCAGTAACACGCGCACGATATTCGCATGACCTTTGAGCGCAGCGATCATCAGGGCAGTGCTACCATCTTCATTAACTGCATTCACATCTGCACCGTAGGCTAGTAGGGTTTCTACTGTGTCAAGATGATTAGCCGCTGCTGCTAACATTAGTGGCGTCAAATTGTAAAGCTTTCTCTGGCGATTCACGTCAGCCCCGTTTGAAATTAGCAGTCGGGTGATTTCGGTATATCCGCGCTGGGCTGCGAACATTAAAGCAGTGGTGCCATCCGCATCGCTAGCATTCACACTGGCACCTGCAATCAGCAGTGTGTGAATTTGCCGAATGTCACCACATTTAACCGCCCTGAGTAATGAGATGTCTTTCGTCGCAGTCATGTTGAGCGTCATCTCATCAAAAGCATTGCTAGTGTATCGCTAAATCTGGCTTTTGAACAGATGAGTGGTAAAACCCACCACTTACCTATGACCAGTTCCCACTACACCATTGGGATAAATTACTCATTGGTCAAATTTCTAAAACAACTTATGCTAAGTTTTATCAAGTTTATTAACAGAAGAGAACACTATGGAACTTTCACAAGAAGTAAAATTCTGGTTAAATTTCATCCACCCTATTTTGATGTGGGGCTTACTCGCGGCTTCATTTTACGCGCTGTATTTAG harbors:
- a CDS encoding ankyrin repeat domain-containing protein, with the translated sequence MTATKDISLLRAVKCGDIRQIHTLLIAGASVNASDADGTTALMFAAQRGYTEITRLLISNGADVNRQRKLYNLTPLMLAAAANHLDTVETLLAYGADVNAVNEDGSTALMIAALKGHANIVRVLLHAGAKADICDRDDDTALKLAVQQQHVDVVQALLASGTLDVNLQDQQGETILMQAVDIGATEVVKALLNSGANANLKNIEGDSPLAAAAAAGHTAIATALLDAGAEINAKDRDGETPLHLAVVEGHLEVVRLLLSRGADVEAKNSLGDTPLMVAALHGHSAIVTALLEQARNANKDLSNAKNLGETPLTLAATQGHVDTVQLLLDYGADPNLPADDGKTALMKAADRNRLEVIECLLKSGAKVNLQDTYRATALMWAAHRGFTSVVERLLQAGADVTLKNTAGYTALMLAEFNGYQNVVRALKLAGAEE